The Chloroflexota bacterium DNA segment TGTGGCGAGAGCCCCTGCCCGGGGCCTTTGACCGTGACCATTTTTCGGGTGATCTCTTCGCCCGACTCGATGTTGCGAGTCGCCACAAGGCTTTTTGCCAAAACTTCGCGATTGAGAATTTCGCCCATCGTGAAGTATTTTTCCTTGCCGCTGCCCATCGCTTCCATGACTTGATGAATATCGCGTACCATCTTTTTGAAACCGTGCGGCTCCAGGCTGGAGGCATGATCGGGACCGTCCATCGTGCGGTCGAGGGTAATATGCCGCTCGATGATGCAGGCGCCCAGCGCGGCAGCCACTGTCGAGACAGATATGCCGCGCTCGTGGCCAGAATAGCCAACGGGAACACCGTACTCGCGCAAGCGATCCATAAAACTCAAATTGATGTCAGCAAACGCAGCTGGATAGGCGCTGTTGCAGTGTAATAGGGCGAATTCGGCATTATGCTCTTTGAGAAAATTAACCGTGGTATCAACCTCTTCCATGCGCGACATGCCAGTAGAGACAATCAGCGGTTTACCCTTGCCAATCAAGTAATCAATCAAGGGCAGGTTGATCATATCGGCAGAAGCCACCTTATAGGCGGGTACGCCCAACGATTCCACAAAGTCGGCGGAATCATCATCGAAGGCCGAACACATGAAAGTGATGCCCTTTTTCTCGCAGTAAGCCATAATCCTATGATAATCGCTGTCCGTGAGTTCCACACGCTGCAAAATCGGCAGCAGGTAGTTGAGGTTTTTCTCGCCGACGTTGGCATTATCCAGGTATTTTTTGGGATAGAGTTTCTTGAGATTACGCTTCTGGAATTTAACGACATCCGCGCCCGCGTCGATTGAGGCATCAATCAACTCAAAGGCATATTCGAGAATACCGTTGTGGTTTACGCCGATCTCAGCAATGATAAAGGGGGGCTGTCCGTCGCCAACCAGACAGTCGCCAATTTTAATTTCGGGCATGGGGTTTACTCCGGGGAATATTTTTCACCACAAAGACGCTAAGACACGAAGAAACAAACCGACAAACTTTGTGCCTTCGTGCCTTTGTGGTGAAATCTTCTTTTATAGGTCAAAACCTAAATCGTCTAACGTGATTTCCCCACTTTCAATCAAACGCTCTGCTCGTCGCCAATCATCGGGCGAGTCAATATCAATCCATTCACTAGGATCAATAATCAAGGGCAGAATATAATCGCCGGTCATCGAGTTTTTGGTCAAAATTGTGTCGGCCCAGGCCGCATCCACATAGCCGGTCTGCCAGTAGATTTCGGGCAGGGCTTGACGAGGCTGATTATATGGCTCGTTCTTCACGCCCAAATTGCTGCCGATGGGCTGCATCAGGCCATCGGGGCCGATGCGCCACATTTTGAAGGGATTTTGGAAGGGGATACAGACCGTGCGCGCCGCATCGGCATCGGGACGCTCAACGAGCCGCAGCACAGCCTGGTCAATATGCCAGACGCGGCGGAAAGGGGAGGTGGGGCGCAGTTGGACGACGATATCGGGATGATAATCTTCGTACTCGGCGAGCCATTCCAGCGCATGAACGAAAACCGGCAAATCCGGGGTGTTATCTAGCGCATGGGCCTGGGGCCGTACAAAAGGGGTCTCGGCCCCATAGCGACGCGAAATCTCGGCGATTTCGGCATCATCCGTGGAGACGATGACGCGCGTCACGGTTTCGGCAGCCAAACCCGCCGCAATACTATACGCAATCAGCGGATACCCGGCAAAGTCAATTACATTTTTGCGGGGGATCGATTTTGATCCCCCGCGAGCGGGGATGAGGGCGAGAACTTCGGTCATATCACCACGCGGTCCAGCCGCCATCGACGATGAGATTGGCGCCGGTCATGTGTTTGGATGCGTCAGATGCGAGAAAGAGCAGCGCACCGTTCATTTCGTCTTTTTCAGCCATGCGGCCTTGAATGGAGCGCGCCGCGTATTTCTGCGTGAATTCGTCATCGTGATCGTTGAAAACGCCGCCGGGCGTGAGGGTGTTAACACGGAGATTCTTCCCCGCGTAGTAGGCGGCCAAGTATTTGGTCAGACCGATGACGCCGGATTTGGTGACAGTGTAATACACGGGCTTGTAGGCGGACGGCTGTCCTTCTCGCTGGTACAAACGCTGGTCAGGCGGCACAACGCCATACATCGAGGCGATGTTGATGATTGTGCCGCAGCCTTGCTCGAGCATGGGCTTGACAGCAGCCTGACAGGCCAGGAACATGCCGGTTAGGTTGACATCGAGGGCTTGCTTCCAAAGTTCAAGGGGATAATCTTCGAAAGCTCCAGAATGCGCGCTTTTGGCTTCAGGGTCAAACTTGGGGTCGAGGGCGGCGCTGTTGACAAGGATGTCGAGGGAGCCGAAGGCGCTCAGGGCTGAATCTACGGTTTGTTGAACAGAATCAGCACGGGTCACGTCCGTGCGCACGGCCTGGGCGGTGAACCCGCTTTGGATGATGGATGCGGCCACTTTTTGCGCGGCCTTTTCATCCAAATCCGAAACGATCACTGACGCGCCCGCTTCGGCCAGCGTGCGGCAGAATTCGGTTCCCAGTAATCCCGCCCCGCCGGTGACGATGGCTACGCGGTTATCCAGTCGAAAAAGTTCAG contains these protein-coding regions:
- a CDS encoding TIM barrel protein, translated to MPEIKIGDCLVGDGQPPFIIAEIGVNHNGILEYAFELIDASIDAGADVVKFQKRNLKKLYPKKYLDNANVGEKNLNYLLPILQRVELTDSDYHRIMAYCEKKGITFMCSAFDDDSADFVESLGVPAYKVASADMINLPLIDYLIGKGKPLIVSTGMSRMEEVDTTVNFLKEHNAEFALLHCNSAYPAAFADINLSFMDRLREYGVPVGYSGHERGISVSTVAAALGACIIERHITLDRTMDGPDHASSLEPHGFKKMVRDIHQVMEAMGSGKEKYFTMGEILNREVLAKSLVATRNIESGEEITRKMVTVKGPGQGLSPQRYTELIGRVAERTIEEDDPFLPVDLGRRITLDIEHTLPMKWGFVVRFNDFRSMLQYQPPLLEFHFTDKDLDVAYPGDDLDMQLVVHAPEFWENHLVDLCTFDEDQRKASVHILQRGINVTRDMAQHFVGTPKVVVHPGAASLDQPIADRKGLYDNLRRSVEELDYNDVELLIENLPPHPWYFGGQWLTNAFMDTYEIRDFLDSMGLMTCYDTSHHKLYCNWADVDFYEQVEVILPYVSHLHLSDASGLDGEGLQIGQGNIDWVRFFKIIKDYHGTMIPEIWRGHQRGGEGFFVAINRLSEAYFKAVQK
- a CDS encoding acylneuraminate cytidylyltransferase family protein, which gives rise to MTEVLALIPARGGSKSIPRKNVIDFAGYPLIAYSIAAGLAAETVTRVIVSTDDAEIAEISRRYGAETPFVRPQAHALDNTPDLPVFVHALEWLAEYEDYHPDIVVQLRPTSPFRRVWHIDQAVLRLVERPDADAARTVCIPFQNPFKMWRIGPDGLMQPIGSNLGVKNEPYNQPRQALPEIYWQTGYVDAAWADTILTKNSMTGDYILPLIIDPSEWIDIDSPDDWRRAERLIESGEITLDDLGFDL
- a CDS encoding SDR family oxidoreductase — translated: MTHLPELFRLDNRVAIVTGGAGLLGTEFCRTLAEAGASVIVSDLDEKAAQKVAASIIQSGFTAQAVRTDVTRADSVQQTVDSALSAFGSLDILVNSAALDPKFDPEAKSAHSGAFEDYPLELWKQALDVNLTGMFLACQAAVKPMLEQGCGTIINIASMYGVVPPDQRLYQREGQPSAYKPVYYTVTKSGVIGLTKYLAAYYAGKNLRVNTLTPGGVFNDHDDEFTQKYAARSIQGRMAEKDEMNGALLFLASDASKHMTGANLIVDGGWTAW